In a single window of the Mucilaginibacter defluvii genome:
- a CDS encoding RluA family pseudouridine synthase codes for MKIPKFADQILFENDDIIVVNKPPFISSLDERGEGSSEISMLRLAKAYSDDAQICHRLDKETSGALIFAKHPEAYRWVSMQFERRKVKKVYHAVIDGTHVFEDLQIDLPILNVGKGSVTISRQEGKPAETWFNSLKYYKHYTLVECRPITGRMHQIRIHLATQRASIAGDDMYKGQPVFLSKLKRKYHLGKDQEEQPIMKRFALHAYQVTFKLMNGEDITINAPYPKDFETLLKLLDKFDI; via the coding sequence ATGAAAATACCCAAGTTTGCCGACCAGATACTTTTTGAAAACGATGATATAATTGTGGTGAACAAGCCGCCTTTTATTAGCTCGCTAGATGAGCGGGGAGAAGGCAGCAGTGAGATCAGTATGTTGCGCCTGGCTAAGGCCTACAGTGATGACGCGCAGATATGCCACCGTTTGGATAAGGAAACCTCCGGCGCGCTGATTTTCGCCAAGCACCCCGAAGCTTACCGCTGGGTATCTATGCAGTTTGAGCGTCGTAAAGTAAAAAAGGTGTATCACGCCGTTATTGATGGAACCCACGTATTTGAAGACCTGCAAATTGACCTGCCAATATTAAACGTGGGCAAAGGCAGCGTTACTATCAGCAGGCAGGAAGGTAAACCCGCCGAAACCTGGTTCAACTCATTAAAATATTATAAGCATTACACACTGGTAGAGTGCCGCCCTATAACCGGCCGAATGCACCAGATCCGTATCCACCTGGCTACACAGCGCGCCTCTATAGCAGGTGATGATATGTATAAAGGCCAGCCCGTGTTTCTGTCTAAACTGAAACGTAAATATCATTTAGGTAAAGACCAGGAAGAGCAGCCGATTATGAAACGCTTTGCCCTGCATGCTTACCAGGTGACCTTTAAGCTGATGAATGGCGAAGACATTACTATCAACGCGCCATATCCAAAAGACTTTGAAACGCTGTTAAAGTTGTTGGATAAGTTTGATATTTAA
- a CDS encoding siderophore-interacting protein, with protein MSTLLLSRIKKKATQILENQFLKTGHVLESRLWGTDDIVEIDMHLPSANMDWNEVQHIKCKVADFTYRDYTPSAWDAETQTCTLYIDINHKGPGATWAKQLKKGDTVEYLGISTTRHTPVNTSAIICLGDESAIGHLLALQQLTQPATRFSGAVVMNDSANRSLFNEYFKTSLQPVERSDSYGHHSLIKWLLQQSENLENTIFYLAGNSTMVAQLRKTLRGQGYSSGQIKAHGFWQ; from the coding sequence ATGAGCACATTACTATTATCACGCATAAAAAAGAAAGCTACCCAAATTTTAGAGAACCAATTTTTAAAAACCGGTCACGTACTTGAAAGCCGGCTATGGGGCACCGACGATATTGTTGAAATTGATATGCACCTGCCATCAGCCAATATGGATTGGAACGAGGTACAGCATATTAAATGCAAGGTTGCTGATTTTACCTATCGGGATTATACGCCATCGGCCTGGGATGCTGAAACACAAACCTGCACACTTTACATTGATATAAACCATAAGGGCCCGGGAGCAACATGGGCTAAACAATTAAAAAAGGGTGATACTGTAGAATACCTGGGCATTAGCACAACCAGGCACACGCCTGTAAACACCTCTGCAATTATTTGCCTTGGCGATGAAAGCGCTATCGGCCATTTACTTGCATTACAACAGCTTACACAACCCGCCACACGTTTTTCGGGCGCGGTGGTGATGAATGATAGCGCCAACCGCAGCCTGTTTAACGAGTACTTTAAAACATCGTTACAACCAGTTGAGCGCAGCGATAGTTACGGCCATCACTCCCTTATTAAGTGGCTGCTGCAGCAATCAGAAAACCTTGAAAACACTATATTTTATCTTGCCGGAAATTCAACCATGGTGGCGCAACTACGGAAAACACTGCGCGGCCAGGGTTATAGCTCAGGCCAGATTAAAGCACATGGGTTTTGGCAGTAG
- a CDS encoding AraC family transcriptional regulator: MKHIPIHRLKDKTSAGMEIRCTYEDDTAKQGKQLGIHRDDHYVFFLIEKGDGSLMVDFNEVSIFGPALYYILPGQVHHVLASYNVNGWFIAADTMLVPAHYREVFENQIAIQQPYALSEEQYQQLLATTKLLHQHFNSDPEQPFYIQLLHSLLNSFIGLAAAGYCRASEAANTATRPYQITQQFKKLLKQHFVKHKSPSWYAGQLMISESYLNEALKKTSGSPVSYWITNEVLLEARRLLYYSELNVKEIAHAVGYEDHTYFSRIFKQNAGKTPLAFRQDYRK, from the coding sequence ATGAAGCATATTCCGATACACAGGCTTAAGGATAAGACCAGCGCAGGTATGGAAATACGCTGCACTTATGAAGACGATACTGCCAAGCAAGGCAAACAATTAGGCATACATCGCGACGATCATTACGTATTTTTCCTGATTGAAAAAGGCGATGGCTCATTGATGGTTGATTTTAATGAGGTAAGTATATTTGGTCCTGCGCTATATTATATTCTTCCCGGTCAGGTTCATCATGTGTTAGCGTCGTACAATGTAAATGGATGGTTTATAGCGGCAGATACCATGCTGGTTCCGGCGCATTACCGCGAGGTATTTGAGAACCAGATAGCTATACAACAACCATACGCATTATCAGAAGAGCAATATCAACAACTGCTTGCTACCACAAAATTGCTGCATCAACATTTTAACAGCGATCCGGAGCAGCCTTTTTATATTCAATTGCTCCACTCGTTATTAAACAGCTTTATAGGCCTGGCAGCGGCCGGATATTGCAGGGCCAGTGAAGCCGCCAACACCGCTACCCGCCCCTACCAAATTACACAGCAATTTAAAAAGCTGTTAAAGCAACATTTTGTAAAACATAAAAGCCCGTCATGGTATGCCGGTCAGTTGATGATCAGCGAATCGTACCTGAACGAGGCATTGAAAAAAACAAGCGGCTCACCGGTATCTTACTGGATAACCAACGAAGTTTTGCTTGAGGCCCGCCGTTTATTATACTATAGTGAGCTTAACGTAAAAGAGATTGCCCATGCTGTAGGGTATGAAGATCATACTTATTTTTCGCGCATTTTTAAACAAAACGCCGGTAAAACGCCGCTCGCTTTCAGGCAGGATTACCGCAAATAG
- a CDS encoding FUSC family membrane protein, producing the protein MNPLFFLRKLIRFTRSEYFTDALRITISVVLPVLVLNRLGFTHAATIVGLGALNVGLTETAGTAADKRISLLISIPLSFIVSFMVAYSWPYFMLFTVVFAVIIFICSMLTVYGVRFSVLGISLIGLAIFTWGLKPVDSLTFALYIMGGSVWYYAVNYLYITLWPLRSLKHAIAECLAATAEFLEAKAPFYDVNVPLDISYKKLLALHVRINDKQELVRNLLIRDEQAMQANNSKGQELLKITECAIDLYDQITAIHYDYEFVRENFRINGILELVKNVIKLQSQELYAVGDALQTNKRAVTKTNYRANLQLYLDRLQYITDREDDKHVPMLIKLKHNIERIDDYINEIKTGLFKENVDIEYAHFVSVQDLSFASIKKNLNLKSPVFRFALRFTTSSIFGLVVSHLLNWGEYNYWVLLTILVIMRPSFYITQKRNKQRLLGSLAGIVIGFSILLLVKQQDLLGTIAIIFLVGFLTFLRTQYLVAVVFISAMIVIYLNIYTGGNGTIVIERIYDTLLGCLIAFAGAYLFPVWENKRLGFYIKQVLQANINYLEKLIEATRNVPLDITSYKLARKSVYTSLAGLANAFAGMQSEPGFRKEQGAGVHRFQILNMKLSSMITSHFSVFKLPDAGLNIETQVKHIQASIALLQHKLQKDADSLNWSYPQDTDIVPKQFNKVSDDQDGGTLLLQLAREINQCNVPDLR; encoded by the coding sequence ATGAACCCACTTTTTTTTCTCCGGAAATTAATCCGTTTTACACGGTCAGAATACTTTACTGATGCTTTGCGCATCACCATAAGCGTTGTTTTGCCTGTGCTTGTTTTAAACAGGCTTGGATTTACGCATGCCGCTACCATAGTGGGCTTAGGCGCCCTTAATGTAGGGCTTACAGAAACGGCAGGTACAGCCGCCGACAAGCGGATCAGTTTGTTGATCAGCATACCGCTTTCGTTCATTGTATCGTTCATGGTGGCTTACAGCTGGCCTTATTTTATGCTGTTTACTGTAGTTTTCGCAGTTATTATTTTTATATGCTCCATGCTTACGGTATACGGTGTACGCTTTAGTGTTTTAGGCATATCACTTATCGGGCTGGCCATATTTACCTGGGGCTTAAAGCCGGTTGACAGTTTAACATTCGCCCTGTATATTATGGGCGGCAGTGTGTGGTATTACGCTGTAAATTACCTGTACATCACCCTTTGGCCATTACGATCATTAAAGCACGCCATTGCAGAATGCCTTGCTGCTACAGCCGAGTTTTTAGAAGCCAAGGCACCTTTTTATGATGTTAACGTTCCGTTAGATATAAGCTACAAAAAGCTGCTCGCCTTACATGTACGTATTAATGATAAGCAGGAACTGGTGCGTAACCTGTTGATAAGAGATGAGCAGGCCATGCAGGCCAACAACAGCAAGGGTCAGGAGTTACTTAAAATAACGGAGTGCGCTATTGACCTGTACGACCAGATAACCGCCATACATTACGATTATGAATTTGTACGCGAGAATTTCAGGATAAACGGCATACTTGAGCTGGTTAAAAACGTAATCAAACTGCAATCGCAAGAGTTATATGCGGTTGGAGATGCCTTACAAACCAACAAACGGGCGGTTACCAAAACCAATTACCGGGCTAACCTGCAACTTTATTTGGATAGACTACAGTATATTACCGATCGTGAGGATGATAAGCACGTGCCTATGCTTATTAAGCTCAAGCATAATATTGAACGTATTGATGATTATATAAACGAGATCAAAACAGGCCTGTTTAAAGAGAACGTAGATATTGAATACGCCCACTTTGTTAGCGTACAGGATTTAAGCTTCGCAAGTATCAAAAAAAACCTCAACCTCAAATCGCCGGTGTTCAGGTTCGCTTTACGATTTACCACCTCAAGCATCTTCGGCCTGGTGGTTTCACATTTGCTTAACTGGGGCGAGTATAATTACTGGGTACTGCTCACTATCCTGGTTATTATGCGGCCATCATTCTACATCACCCAAAAACGTAATAAACAGCGTTTGCTGGGCAGCCTTGCCGGTATTGTTATAGGCTTTTCCATATTATTGCTGGTTAAACAGCAGGACTTGCTCGGCACTATCGCCATTATATTTTTGGTTGGATTTTTAACTTTCTTACGCACGCAATATCTTGTGGCGGTGGTGTTTATATCGGCCATGATAGTTATTTACCTTAATATTTATACCGGGGGCAATGGCACTATTGTAATTGAGCGCATTTATGATACCCTGCTGGGCTGCCTCATCGCTTTTGCGGGGGCATACCTGTTCCCGGTTTGGGAGAACAAACGTTTAGGCTTTTATATTAAACAGGTATTGCAGGCCAACATCAACTATCTGGAAAAACTGATTGAGGCTACACGCAATGTCCCTTTAGATATAACATCCTACAAACTGGCACGAAAAAGCGTGTACACAAGCTTAGCCGGGCTGGCCAATGCTTTTGCAGGTATGCAGAGCGAACCCGGTTTCCGTAAAGAACAAGGCGCCGGTGTGCACCGGTTTCAAATATTGAACATGAAGCTGAGCTCAATGATCACCTCACATTTTTCTGTTTTTAAATTACCTGATGCAGGCCTTAATATTGAAACGCAGGTGAAACATATACAGGCAAGCATAGCTTTGCTTCAGCATAAGCTGCAAAAAGATGCAGATTCGTTAAATTGGTCTTATCCACAGGATACGGATATTGTACCGAAACAATTTAACAAAGTAAGCGACGATCAGGATGGCGGGACACTTTTATTGCAACTCGCCCGGGAGATCAACCAATGCAACGTACCTGATTTGCGATAG
- a CDS encoding Fur family transcriptional regulator: MEKDFAGLLHKNQLKITGPRLGVLQVIAQSDAAITQPALEKIMGADVDRVTLYRILKTFEEKGILHKVIDLNGTANYAICSPRCTVHEHHDEHFHFNCINCKKVYCLDDVPLQSIKIPEGFTAKDINLVISGLCDKCNAEKQPKMPEHQTAGV; the protein is encoded by the coding sequence ATGGAAAAGGATTTCGCGGGTTTACTTCACAAAAATCAACTTAAAATTACCGGGCCAAGGCTTGGTGTATTACAGGTTATTGCACAGAGCGATGCAGCGATCACTCAACCCGCGCTCGAAAAAATTATGGGTGCCGATGTTGATCGTGTTACCTTGTACCGAATTCTGAAAACCTTTGAGGAAAAAGGTATTTTGCACAAAGTGATTGACCTGAACGGCACCGCAAACTATGCTATCTGCTCACCCAGGTGTACGGTACATGAGCACCACGACGAGCACTTCCATTTTAATTGCATCAACTGCAAAAAGGTTTATTGCCTGGATGATGTACCACTGCAATCTATTAAAATACCTGAAGGTTTTACAGCTAAAGACATAAACCTGGTAATTAGTGGTTTGTGCGATAAATGCAACGCGGAAAAGCAACCGAAGATGCCGGAGCATCAAACAGCAGGCGTTTAA
- a CDS encoding DUF2256 domain-containing protein, whose amino-acid sequence MQGVKKQHLPQKLCVTCKRPFTWRKKWAAVWDDVKYCSEKCRRNKNSG is encoded by the coding sequence ATGCAAGGGGTTAAAAAGCAACATCTGCCTCAAAAATTATGCGTTACCTGCAAACGGCCGTTTACCTGGCGTAAAAAATGGGCCGCTGTTTGGGATGATGTAAAGTATTGTTCAGAAAAGTGCAGGCGTAACAAAAATTCCGGGTAG
- a CDS encoding Error-prone repair protein ImuA, which yields MSLQDQHIIKELRQQILRWEGYKPPASGRFEPLGIGDLEQAFPNKVFPKSRVHEVVCASTEQAAASGGFLAGVISLLLKQGGVCVWIYRAGRVFAPALATFGVAPHQIVFIDLKKDSDALWVMEEALKCNGLTAVVCELKDMDFKQSQRLQRAVEHSRVTGFVLRNATDKLTATACAARWQIKPVPSMPINGLPGVGHFCWQVDLLKVRNGQTGSWVMQWQEGMFEQVTEILFDEERQVG from the coding sequence ATGTCCCTCCAAGATCAACATATCATTAAAGAACTCCGGCAGCAAATTTTGCGGTGGGAGGGTTATAAGCCGCCCGCGAGTGGCAGGTTTGAGCCTTTGGGTATAGGTGATCTGGAGCAGGCTTTTCCGAACAAGGTTTTCCCTAAAAGCCGCGTGCACGAGGTGGTTTGTGCCAGTACAGAGCAGGCTGCGGCATCCGGTGGATTTCTGGCGGGCGTAATATCGTTATTATTAAAACAAGGTGGCGTTTGCGTTTGGATATATCGTGCAGGGCGTGTATTTGCACCGGCATTGGCAACTTTTGGCGTGGCGCCCCATCAAATCGTATTTATCGACCTGAAAAAAGATTCGGATGCCTTATGGGTGATGGAAGAGGCGCTGAAATGCAACGGGCTTACCGCCGTTGTTTGCGAACTGAAAGACATGGATTTTAAACAATCGCAACGTTTACAGCGCGCGGTTGAGCATAGCCGGGTTACGGGTTTTGTGTTGCGTAACGCAACAGATAAACTGACAGCAACGGCTTGTGCGGCCCGCTGGCAAATTAAACCGGTACCCAGCATGCCCATAAATGGCTTGCCCGGCGTTGGCCATTTTTGCTGGCAGGTTGATTTACTTAAAGTACGTAACGGGCAAACGGGTAGCTGGGTAATGCAATGGCAGGAGGGCATGTTTGAGCAGGTTACCGAAATTTTGTTTGATGAGGAAAGACAAGTGGGGTAG
- a CDS encoding DNA polymerase Y family protein: MQKRYMAIWFRHLLTDGLIRRRPGLKDQPLVLAAPQKNRMVITASSPVAEREGAFAGMAVADARAATIDLIVMDDVPGMAAKLLRLIGIGCIRYTPIVSIHLPDGLILDISGCTHLWGGERGYLKELVNRLRSGGFNARAAIADTPAAAWAVARFAKKNPIVPVGGQANALAGLPPAALRLEPEVNDLLKKLGFSTIAPLLTIAPQALRRRFGQNLLTRLGQALGTGDEYWEPISLPVNYMEWLPCMEPVRTAPGIEIAIHTLLEKTCLRLQGDGKGIRKAVLKCHRIDGRKVQVAVSTTRASHSVSHLMRLFKLQVAKIEPALGIELFVLEVLRFEDMEAPQEALWAEAKGLADANLAELLDKIAGKVGTDAIKRYLPAEHHWPERAVRVAGSLQEQPETQWPQLPRPIRLLPIPEPIEVMALVPDHPPKVFTFKNKRHTIARADGPERIGREWWQDKGEHRDYYVVEDTEGQRYWLFRSGHYDGNDARWYLHGYFA, encoded by the coding sequence ATGCAAAAGCGTTATATGGCAATATGGTTCAGGCATTTGCTTACCGATGGCCTAATTCGCAGGCGGCCGGGGTTAAAAGATCAACCACTGGTACTTGCCGCGCCTCAAAAAAACCGTATGGTTATAACTGCTTCAAGCCCGGTTGCTGAACGCGAAGGAGCCTTTGCCGGTATGGCAGTAGCCGATGCAAGGGCGGCTACCATTGATTTGATCGTAATGGATGATGTGCCCGGCATGGCCGCAAAATTACTCCGGCTGATAGGTATAGGCTGCATCAGGTATACTCCCATAGTATCTATCCATTTACCCGATGGGTTGATACTGGATATTTCAGGTTGCACGCATTTATGGGGTGGCGAACGGGGGTATTTAAAAGAATTGGTTAACAGGCTGCGCTCCGGTGGTTTTAATGCCCGCGCCGCCATAGCCGATACGCCTGCCGCGGCATGGGCTGTTGCCCGTTTCGCTAAAAAAAATCCTATAGTACCTGTTGGCGGGCAGGCCAACGCTTTAGCCGGGCTGCCGCCCGCAGCATTAAGGCTTGAACCTGAAGTGAACGATCTTTTAAAAAAATTAGGCTTTAGCACTATAGCGCCGTTGCTTACCATAGCCCCGCAGGCATTACGCAGGCGCTTTGGGCAAAACCTGTTAACAAGGCTTGGTCAGGCATTAGGTACCGGAGATGAATATTGGGAACCCATCAGCCTGCCGGTAAATTATATGGAATGGCTGCCCTGTATGGAGCCTGTACGTACTGCCCCGGGTATTGAAATAGCTATTCATACACTGCTCGAGAAAACATGCCTGCGCTTGCAGGGCGATGGTAAAGGCATACGTAAAGCGGTGCTTAAATGCCACCGTATTGATGGGCGTAAGGTACAGGTTGCTGTAAGCACTACACGCGCATCGCACAGCGTATCGCACCTTATGCGTTTATTTAAGTTGCAGGTTGCCAAAATTGAACCAGCCTTAGGTATTGAGCTGTTTGTTTTAGAGGTACTAAGGTTTGAGGATATGGAAGCGCCGCAGGAAGCGCTGTGGGCGGAGGCTAAAGGGTTAGCGGATGCTAACCTTGCCGAATTGTTGGATAAGATTGCCGGTAAAGTAGGCACAGATGCCATTAAACGGTACCTGCCCGCTGAACATCACTGGCCTGAGCGCGCGGTAAGGGTTGCAGGGTCGTTACAGGAGCAGCCCGAAACGCAATGGCCGCAGTTACCCAGGCCGATACGCTTGCTGCCTATACCTGAGCCAATAGAGGTAATGGCCCTGGTGCCCGATCATCCGCCCAAAGTATTCACCTTTAAAAATAAACGCCACACTATAGCCCGGGCCGATGGACCTGAACGCATTGGGCGCGAATGGTGGCAGGATAAAGGCGAGCACCGCGATTATTATGTGGTTGAAGATACCGAAGGGCAGCGGTATTGGTTGTTCCGTTCGGGCCATTACGATGGTAATGATGCCCGCTGGTATCTGCATGGTTATTTTGCTTAA
- a CDS encoding error-prone DNA polymerase, translating into MAYAELQVTSNFSFLRGGSHPHELVEQAKVLGYTSIAITDRNSMAGIVRAHMEAKSSGIRFIPACRLDLADGASLLAYPVDHEAYARLSALLTLGNLRTEKGKCLLYKADVYNYKEGIIFIVVPPERLNSSFEFDTAFLNDLKEYQQQFGNALYLAASFNYHGQDAKRLYRLAQTGVPLAATGDVHYHEHERRELQDVLTCIREKCTIHNAGFKLHPNAERYLKPMDEIYRLFREYPQALSNTLLIADSCRFSLDSLKYLEPAEKLVNGLTTQQRLEKLAWAGAKERFGDPIPPKHVEQIKFELEFIAKRRLAWYFLRVYRYTQQAEDLGILHQGRGSAANSTVCYCLGITAVNPAESRLLFSRFMSDARDEWPDIDVDFEHERREEIIQFIYNDYGRDRAAIVATVTQERHKGAIRDVGKAMGLSEDTIKRLGATIWDFREEGFDENRLSGQGLNPHDPLIRKVLELTNQLIGFPRQLGQHTGGFVITEGKLTDICPVHNARMVQRTQVEWNKDDLEDLQILKVDVLGLGMLTMIRKAFDMVLKHYNRKLTLANVPQSDEDVYDMICRADTIGVFQIESRAQMSMLPRLKPRKFYDLVIEVAIVRPGPIQGDMVHPYLRRRDGLELPEYPKPELREILKRTLGVPLFQEQAMEIAIEAAGFTHAEADQLRRSMASFKANGKLHIYERKLVEGMVARGYERDFAHRIFKQLQGFEGYGFPESHAASFALLVYISSWLKCHYPDVFCAALLNSQPMGFYQPAQIVQDAKNHGVLILPVDVNYSEWDNIIENKNGKNAVRLGFRQVKGLREEDMTILTVCRKDGYTHIDELRAAGVPENSLQRLADGDAFRSMGADRRMALWEISALADRPIGLFKGQLSETVLEDSVPLPLMTRGEHVVQDYFFTGLSLKDHPVGLLRTQLSRLKNIRISELTRHKDGDYVSIAGLITVRQRPGTAKGVLFMTLEDETGSANLVVWQKLFDTYRKEIVQSKLFMASGKLQMANGVIHLVVRQCFNLTPVLNTLTSNLQTPTMRGDETSKPEDYDGRSSSAPTSRAFHKGRNFH; encoded by the coding sequence ATGGCTTACGCGGAACTACAGGTAACATCAAATTTTAGTTTTTTGCGTGGCGGATCGCATCCGCACGAACTGGTTGAGCAGGCCAAGGTACTTGGCTACACTTCAATTGCCATTACCGACCGCAATTCAATGGCCGGCATTGTACGTGCACACATGGAAGCTAAAAGCAGTGGCATCCGTTTTATCCCGGCATGCAGGCTTGATCTGGCAGATGGCGCCAGCTTGCTTGCTTATCCTGTTGACCATGAGGCATATGCCCGTCTTTCTGCACTGCTTACTTTAGGGAATCTGCGGACTGAAAAAGGTAAATGTTTGCTTTACAAAGCCGATGTGTATAACTATAAAGAAGGTATCATATTTATCGTTGTTCCTCCCGAACGCTTAAACAGCAGTTTTGAATTTGATACTGCTTTTTTAAATGATCTTAAAGAATATCAGCAACAATTTGGAAATGCGCTTTATCTGGCTGCTTCGTTTAATTATCACGGTCAGGATGCCAAAAGATTATACAGGCTTGCGCAAACCGGCGTACCGCTGGCTGCAACCGGAGATGTGCATTACCATGAGCACGAACGCCGTGAATTGCAGGACGTATTGACTTGCATCCGTGAGAAATGCACCATCCATAATGCAGGCTTTAAACTGCATCCTAACGCCGAGCGCTACCTGAAGCCTATGGATGAAATTTACAGGCTTTTCAGGGAATATCCGCAAGCTTTAAGCAACACGCTTTTAATTGCAGACAGTTGCAGGTTTTCCTTAGATTCCCTAAAATACCTGGAACCGGCTGAAAAATTAGTGAACGGTCTTACCACCCAGCAGCGGCTTGAAAAGCTTGCCTGGGCAGGAGCAAAGGAGCGTTTTGGCGACCCAATTCCCCCAAAGCATGTTGAACAAATAAAATTTGAACTTGAGTTTATTGCCAAACGGCGGCTTGCATGGTATTTTCTGCGTGTTTACCGTTATACCCAGCAAGCGGAGGATCTGGGGATATTGCACCAGGGCAGGGGGTCAGCAGCCAATTCAACGGTGTGTTATTGTTTGGGGATAACCGCTGTTAACCCGGCAGAATCGAGGTTGCTTTTCTCGAGATTTATGTCGGATGCGCGCGATGAATGGCCGGATATTGATGTGGATTTTGAGCATGAGCGGCGGGAGGAGATCATTCAGTTTATATATAACGATTATGGGCGCGATCGCGCGGCCATAGTAGCTACCGTTACGCAGGAAAGGCACAAGGGCGCCATACGTGACGTAGGGAAAGCAATGGGCCTGTCTGAAGATACTATAAAGCGGTTGGGTGCCACCATCTGGGATTTCAGGGAGGAAGGGTTTGATGAAAATCGGTTGAGCGGCCAGGGTTTAAACCCGCATGATCCGCTTATCCGTAAAGTACTGGAACTTACTAACCAACTGATCGGCTTTCCGAGGCAATTGGGCCAGCACACCGGCGGGTTTGTAATTACCGAAGGTAAACTTACCGACATTTGCCCGGTGCACAACGCCCGCATGGTGCAGCGCACACAGGTGGAGTGGAATAAAGATGATCTGGAGGATCTGCAGATATTAAAAGTGGATGTGCTGGGCTTGGGTATGCTCACCATGATACGCAAGGCGTTTGATATGGTGCTCAAACATTACAACCGCAAGCTCACCCTGGCAAACGTACCACAGAGCGATGAGGATGTTTATGACATGATCTGCCGTGCAGATACTATCGGTGTTTTTCAGATTGAGAGCCGGGCGCAAATGTCTATGCTGCCCAGACTTAAACCCAGAAAGTTTTATGACTTGGTAATAGAAGTAGCGATAGTGAGGCCCGGACCTATTCAGGGCGACATGGTGCACCCATACCTGCGCAGGCGCGATGGGCTGGAATTACCCGAATATCCGAAACCAGAACTAAGAGAAATATTAAAACGGACGCTTGGCGTACCGCTATTCCAAGAGCAGGCGATGGAAATTGCCATAGAGGCAGCAGGTTTTACACATGCTGAGGCCGATCAATTGCGCCGGAGTATGGCATCATTCAAGGCCAACGGCAAATTGCATATCTACGAGAGGAAACTGGTAGAAGGGATGGTTGCGCGTGGCTACGAAAGGGACTTTGCTCACCGCATATTTAAACAGTTGCAAGGCTTTGAAGGGTATGGTTTTCCTGAAAGCCATGCCGCCTCGTTTGCATTGCTGGTATATATATCATCTTGGCTTAAGTGTCATTACCCTGATGTGTTTTGTGCCGCTTTGCTCAACAGTCAGCCCATGGGGTTTTATCAACCTGCCCAAATTGTTCAGGACGCGAAGAATCATGGCGTGCTGATTTTGCCGGTTGATGTAAATTATTCTGAATGGGATAATATTATCGAAAACAAGAACGGTAAAAATGCTGTTCGCCTGGGCTTTAGGCAGGTTAAAGGTTTGCGTGAAGAGGATATGACCATACTGACCGTTTGCCGTAAAGATGGTTATACCCATATTGACGAGTTGAGGGCAGCTGGGGTGCCTGAAAATTCCTTACAAAGATTAGCTGACGGTGACGCTTTTCGTTCAATGGGGGCCGACAGGCGCATGGCCTTGTGGGAAATTTCTGCGCTTGCCGACAGGCCTATAGGGCTTTTTAAAGGACAGTTATCTGAAACCGTGCTCGAAGATAGTGTGCCGCTGCCTTTAATGACCCGTGGCGAACATGTGGTGCAGGATTATTTCTTTACCGGTTTATCGCTGAAAGATCATCCCGTAGGCTTGCTTCGCACACAATTGTCCCGCCTAAAAAATATCAGGATAAGCGAGTTAACCCGGCATAAGGATGGCGATTATGTGAGCATAGCAGGCCTGATAACTGTGCGGCAGCGGCCGGGAACTGCCAAGGGAGTGTTGTTCATGACTTTAGAAGATGAAACCGGCTCGGCCAATCTGGTGGTATGGCAAAAGCTTTTTGATACCTATCGGAAAGAGATCGTACAATCAAAGTTGTTTATGGCAAGCGGCAAATTGCAGATGGCCAACGGTGTGATACACCTGGTCGTAAGGCAGTGCTTTAATTTAACCCCCGTGTTAAATACGCTTACATCAAACCTGCAAACGCCAACAATGCGGGGAGATGAAACTAGTAAACCCGAAGATTATGATGGGCGCTCGTCATCCGCGCCAACAAGCCGGGCTTTTCATAAAGGGCGAAATTTTCATTAA